In Clostridiales bacterium, one genomic interval encodes:
- the aroB gene encoding 3-dehydroquinate synthase has translation MAREIRVPVHVPGAGYDVVIGTGVLDEAGRCVREVSGAHALALISDETVYPLYGERVAASLAAAGFRVAEIVIPPGEPSKSWERAGAVVERLAAEGIDRTGAIVACGGGVVGDLAGFVAAVYLRGVDYVQVPTTLLAQVDSSVGGKTGVDLAAGKNLVGAFKQPRIVLADTETLRTLPEAEWSSGLAEVAKAAMLESHARVAWLIDHAEALIERDNGAVIEAVRGALALKVAVVEADERESGERESLNYGHTLGHAIERVAGYGAVPHGAAVAEGMRFAAYLAEEAVGASFETGALQERLLGALGIKRPHYPRDAVALVDAMRSDKKARGGSVRYVFVPEPGGHVVIPVDETLLVRTLTRWLENPEERGADR, from the coding sequence ATGGCTCGCGAGATCCGCGTTCCGGTACACGTGCCTGGGGCCGGGTACGACGTGGTGATTGGCACCGGCGTACTCGATGAAGCCGGGCGCTGCGTGCGTGAGGTCTCCGGCGCGCACGCGCTTGCGCTTATCTCGGATGAGACCGTGTACCCGCTTTATGGCGAGCGCGTGGCTGCCTCGCTTGCCGCGGCCGGTTTTCGCGTCGCCGAGATCGTGATTCCTCCCGGCGAGCCGAGCAAGTCTTGGGAGCGGGCCGGTGCCGTCGTCGAGCGCCTTGCCGCCGAGGGGATCGACCGTACCGGCGCGATTGTCGCGTGCGGCGGGGGTGTTGTCGGCGATCTCGCTGGCTTCGTAGCGGCGGTCTACCTGCGCGGTGTCGACTACGTGCAGGTGCCGACGACCCTGCTTGCGCAGGTTGACTCTTCAGTTGGCGGCAAGACGGGTGTCGACCTGGCGGCAGGCAAGAACCTCGTCGGGGCCTTCAAGCAACCGCGTATCGTGCTCGCGGACACTGAAACGCTTCGCACGCTACCGGAAGCTGAGTGGTCGAGTGGCCTCGCGGAGGTCGCAAAGGCGGCGATGCTTGAGTCTCACGCGCGCGTGGCATGGCTGATCGATCACGCCGAGGCACTGATCGAGCGCGACAACGGCGCGGTCATCGAGGCGGTGAGAGGTGCCCTCGCGCTCAAAGTAGCGGTTGTCGAGGCCGATGAGCGGGAGTCGGGTGAGCGCGAGAGTCTGAACTATGGGCACACGCTCGGGCACGCGATTGAGCGGGTGGCGGGTTACGGGGCGGTACCTCACGGCGCGGCTGTGGCGGAGGGCATGCGGTTTGCCGCTTATCTCGCCGAGGAGGCCGTCGGCGCGTCTTTCGAGACGGGCGCGCTTCAGGAGCGACTTCTCGGCGCGCTCGGCATCAAGCGTCCGCACTACCCGCGTGACGCGGTCGCGCTGGTCGATGCGATGCGCTCCGACAAGAAGGCGCGTGGTGGCAGTGTCCGCTACGTGTTCGTGCCCGAACCGGGAGGCCATGTCGTCATCCCGGTTGATGAGACACTTCTTGTGCGTACGCTTACCCGGTGGTTGGAGAATCCCGAAGAAAGGGGCGCAGATCGGTGA
- a CDS encoding shikimate kinase — translation MNHVYLVGFMGSGKSTVGLFVAEKLGMPFIDLDARIETAAGMSVVEMFEARGEEAFRAAESAALESLAFESPSVVACGGGIILHDANRRALQKTGVVVYLRVGAEEAIARIGDTSGRPLLARGDAVTMASTLLGAREALYRAVADVTVDTSGVAAHDVAARVVECVSALLAERGA, via the coding sequence GTGAACCACGTCTACCTTGTCGGGTTCATGGGATCGGGCAAGTCGACGGTAGGGCTCTTCGTGGCCGAGAAGCTCGGCATGCCGTTTATTGACCTTGACGCTCGTATCGAGACGGCGGCTGGTATGAGCGTCGTCGAGATGTTCGAGGCGCGCGGTGAAGAAGCGTTCCGCGCGGCTGAAAGCGCGGCGCTCGAGTCCCTCGCTTTCGAGTCCCCCTCAGTTGTGGCGTGCGGAGGTGGCATTATCCTGCACGATGCCAACCGGCGTGCGCTTCAGAAGACGGGGGTCGTGGTGTATCTGCGCGTGGGCGCTGAAGAGGCGATTGCGCGTATTGGAGACACGAGCGGGCGGCCGCTCCTTGCGCGGGGCGACGCCGTGACGATGGCGTCGACACTCCTCGGCGCGCGTGAGGCGCTCTACCGAGCGGTCGCTGATGTTACCGTGGACACTTCAGGTGTGGCGGCGCACGACGTGGCCGCCCGCGTCGTTGAGTGCGTGAGCGCGCTACTCGCCGAGAGGGGCGCGTGA
- the aroC gene encoding chorismate synthase yields MRYLTSGESHGRALTAIVTGVPAGVPIDRARIDADLVRRQAGYGRGGRMAIERDQALVLSGVRFGRTIGSPITLTVANRDWDNWTDVMSPHGDPTDAARVTAPRPGHADLPGVLKIGSDDCRDVLERASARETAARVAAGGVAKALLAEVGVRIVSYVHSIGPEEMPAVTDPAAVDVEAVERSAVRCPDAEATSRMCAAIDAAREAGESLGGTFFVTVTGLVPGLGTYAESSGRLDAQLAAALMSIPAIKGVEIGDGFAAAARPGSQVHDEIVWDPHDGFVRRTNRAGGIEGGMTNGAPVVVRAAMKPIPTLMRPLASVDLRTHEPVDASTERSDVCAVPAAAVVGEAEVAFVLARAYTEMFSSSCLADMLVALGAYRERIAR; encoded by the coding sequence ATGCGATATCTCACGTCTGGTGAGTCCCACGGACGAGCGCTGACGGCGATCGTGACCGGCGTGCCCGCAGGGGTACCCATCGATCGCGCGCGTATCGACGCTGATCTCGTGCGCCGGCAGGCTGGATACGGGCGTGGTGGCCGGATGGCGATCGAAAGGGACCAGGCACTCGTGCTCTCGGGCGTGAGGTTTGGCCGTACGATTGGCTCGCCTATCACCTTGACCGTCGCTAACCGCGACTGGGACAACTGGACCGACGTCATGTCGCCTCACGGAGACCCCACCGATGCTGCGCGGGTGACCGCTCCCAGACCGGGGCACGCTGATCTGCCGGGCGTGCTCAAGATCGGATCGGATGACTGCCGGGACGTGCTCGAGCGTGCGAGCGCCCGGGAGACTGCGGCGCGCGTTGCGGCGGGAGGGGTAGCCAAGGCCCTGCTCGCTGAGGTGGGCGTACGGATTGTCTCGTACGTGCACTCCATCGGACCCGAGGAGATGCCGGCTGTCACAGATCCGGCGGCAGTTGACGTCGAGGCCGTGGAGAGAAGCGCCGTGCGCTGCCCCGACGCCGAGGCCACGAGCCGGATGTGCGCGGCCATCGACGCTGCTCGCGAGGCTGGTGAGAGTCTCGGCGGGACGTTTTTCGTGACCGTGACAGGACTCGTCCCGGGTCTTGGTACGTACGCCGAGAGCTCTGGACGGCTTGACGCCCAACTTGCAGCCGCCCTCATGTCGATCCCTGCGATCAAGGGCGTGGAGATCGGCGACGGGTTTGCCGCCGCGGCACGTCCCGGTTCTCAGGTGCACGATGAGATCGTCTGGGATCCGCACGATGGGTTCGTTCGCCGCACCAACCGCGCTGGCGGAATCGAGGGCGGGATGACCAACGGAGCGCCGGTCGTCGTGCGCGCCGCGATGAAGCCCATCCCCACGCTCATGCGTCCACTCGCGAGCGTGGACCTGCGCACGCATGAGCCGGTGGACGCCTCGACGGAGCGCTCGGACGTCTGCGCGGTGCCTGCCGCCGCTGTGGTTGGAGAAGCAGAAGTGGCGTTTGTGCTCGCGCGCGCTTACACAGAGATGTTTTCCTCGAGCTGCCTTGCCGACATGCTCGTTGCGCTCGGCGCGTATCGCGAGAGGATAGCACGGTGA
- the pilO gene encoding type 4a pilus biogenesis protein PilO, with amino-acid sequence MKLSYRYQLIIAIAVITIIAVLVTALFIVPQFGVVDELSTQISDSDAGVSQAQALLEQRQSIKARSAETEAMRLRLANQIPETPELPALIVELQDTVNASGLEFASIAPNVPAQAEGVPYSTISIDVVVRGTWQDTVDLLRRLRTLTRQVRVESFSVTRFEEQTETETDEPALVETAIGLVVYTMPAEIVPVAPPVEPGAETTQ; translated from the coding sequence GTGAAGCTTTCGTATCGCTATCAGTTGATCATCGCCATCGCGGTTATCACGATAATCGCGGTACTCGTGACCGCACTTTTCATCGTGCCTCAATTTGGCGTAGTCGATGAGCTCAGCACCCAGATCAGTGATTCGGATGCGGGCGTGTCGCAGGCACAAGCGCTTCTCGAGCAGCGGCAGTCGATTAAGGCGCGCTCGGCGGAGACAGAGGCCATGCGGCTTCGTCTCGCCAACCAGATTCCCGAGACGCCCGAGCTTCCCGCGTTGATCGTCGAGTTGCAGGACACGGTCAACGCCTCGGGTCTTGAGTTCGCGTCGATTGCTCCCAACGTACCGGCGCAGGCTGAGGGGGTTCCATACAGCACGATCAGCATAGACGTCGTCGTGCGCGGAACGTGGCAGGACACGGTGGATTTGCTGCGACGTCTTCGTACGCTGACGCGGCAGGTCCGAGTCGAGAGCTTCTCGGTCACGCGCTTCGAAGAACAGACTGAAACCGAGACCGACGAACCTGCTCTTGTGGAGACCGCGATCGGCCTCGTGGTGTATACAATGCCGGCCGAGATTGTCCCTGTAGCGCCGCCGGTGGAGCCTGGGGCCGAGACAACCCAGTAG